A genomic segment from Pseudomonas sp. S09G 359 encodes:
- the thrS gene encoding threonine--tRNA ligase — protein sequence MPTITLPDGSQRSFDHSVSVAEVAASIGAGLAKATVAGKVDGKLVDASDLITADASLQIITPKDQEGLEIIRHSCAHLIGHAVKQLYPTAKMVIGPVIDEGFYYDIAYERPFTPDDLAAIEQRMHALIEKDYDVIKKVTPRAEVIDVFTARGEDYKLRLVEDMPDEQAMGLYYHEEYVDMCRGPHVPNTRFLKSFKLTKLSGAYWRGDAKNEQLQRIYGTAWADKKQLAAYIQRIEEAEKRDHRKIGKRLNLFHLQEEAPGMVFWHPNGWTLYQVLEQYMRKVQRDNGYLEIKTPQVVDRSLWEKSGHWANYADNMFTTQSENRDYAIKPMNCPCHVQVFNQGLKSYRELPLRLAEFGACHRNEPSGALHGIMRVRGFTQDDAHIFCTEEQMQAESAAFIKLTMDVYRDFGFTEVEMKLSTRPEKRVGSDELWDRAEAALAAALDSAGLAYDLQPGEGAFYGPKIEFSLKDCLGRVWQCGTLQLDFNLPIRLGAEYVSEDNSRKHPVMLHRAILGSFERFVGILIEHYEGAFPAWLAPTQAVIMNITDKQADFAAEVEKTLNESGFRAKSDLRNEKIGFKIREHTLLKVPYLLVIGDREVEMQTVAVRTREGADLGSMPVAQFAEFLAQAVSRRGRPDSE from the coding sequence ATGCCAACTATTACTCTTCCCGACGGCAGTCAACGTTCATTCGATCATTCGGTTTCCGTAGCCGAGGTCGCCGCATCCATTGGTGCCGGCTTGGCCAAGGCCACCGTGGCCGGTAAGGTCGACGGCAAGCTGGTCGACGCCAGCGACCTGATCACCGCCGATGCCAGCCTGCAAATCATCACGCCCAAGGATCAAGAGGGGCTGGAGATCATTCGCCACTCTTGTGCGCACCTGATTGGCCATGCGGTCAAGCAGCTGTACCCAACCGCGAAAATGGTGATCGGCCCGGTCATCGACGAAGGCTTCTATTACGACATCGCCTACGAGCGTCCTTTTACCCCGGACGACCTGGCCGCGATCGAACAGCGCATGCACGCGCTGATCGAGAAAGATTACGACGTGATCAAGAAAGTCACGCCGCGCGCCGAAGTCATCGACGTGTTCACCGCCCGTGGCGAAGACTACAAGCTGCGTCTGGTGGAAGACATGCCGGACGAGCAGGCCATGGGCCTGTACTACCACGAAGAATACGTCGACATGTGCCGTGGCCCGCACGTGCCGAACACGCGTTTCCTCAAGTCGTTCAAGCTGACCAAGCTGTCCGGTGCCTACTGGCGCGGTGACGCGAAGAACGAGCAACTGCAACGGATCTACGGCACCGCCTGGGCTGACAAGAAGCAGCTGGCCGCCTACATCCAGCGCATCGAAGAAGCCGAAAAACGCGACCACCGCAAGATCGGCAAGCGCCTGAACCTGTTCCACCTCCAGGAAGAAGCGCCGGGCATGGTGTTCTGGCACCCGAACGGCTGGACCCTGTACCAGGTGCTCGAGCAGTACATGCGCAAGGTTCAGCGTGACAACGGCTACCTGGAGATCAAGACTCCGCAGGTCGTTGACCGCAGCCTGTGGGAGAAATCCGGGCACTGGGCCAACTACGCCGACAACATGTTCACCACCCAGTCGGAAAACCGCGACTACGCCATCAAGCCCATGAACTGCCCTTGCCACGTGCAGGTGTTCAACCAGGGCCTGAAGAGCTACCGCGAGTTGCCGCTGCGCCTGGCCGAATTCGGTGCCTGCCACCGTAACGAGCCATCGGGTGCGTTGCACGGCATCATGCGTGTGCGTGGCTTTACCCAGGACGATGCCCACATCTTCTGCACCGAAGAGCAGATGCAGGCCGAATCCGCCGCGTTTATCAAGCTGACCATGGACGTTTACCGTGATTTCGGCTTTACCGAAGTCGAGATGAAGCTGTCCACTCGTCCGGAAAAACGCGTCGGTTCCGACGAGCTGTGGGATCGCGCCGAAGCCGCGTTGGCCGCAGCGCTGGACAGTGCGGGCCTTGCGTACGACCTGCAACCGGGTGAGGGCGCCTTCTACGGGCCGAAGATCGAGTTCTCGCTGAAAGATTGCCTTGGCCGCGTCTGGCAGTGTGGTACCCTGCAGCTCGATTTTAACCTGCCGATCCGTTTGGGAGCCGAATACGTCTCCGAAGACAACAGCCGTAAGCACCCGGTTATGCTGCACCGGGCGATCCTCGGCTCGTTCGAACGGTTCGTCGGTATCCTGATCGAGCACTACGAGGGTGCATTCCCCGCGTGGCTGGCGCCGACTCAGGCAGTGATCATGAATATCACTGATAAACAGGCCGATTTTGCTGCTGAAGTTGAAAAAACACTCAACGAAAGCGGATTTCGTGCCAAGTCCGACTTGAGAAATGAAAAGATCGGCTTTAAAATCCGCGAGCATACTTTGCTCAAGGTTCCCTATCTTTTGGTTATCGGAGATCGGGAAGTCGAGATGCAGACTGTCGCTGTGCGTACTCGTGAAGGTGCTGACCTGGGCTCGATGCCCGTCGCCCAGTTCGCTGAGTTCCTCGCGCAAGCGGTTTCCCGGCGTGGTCGCCCAGATTCGGAGTAA
- the ihfA gene encoding integration host factor subunit alpha, with the protein MGALTKAEMAERLYEELGLNKREAKELVELFFEEIRHALEDNEQVKLSGFGNFDLRDKRQRPGRNPKTGEEIPITARRVVTFRPGQKLKARVEAYAGTKS; encoded by the coding sequence ATGGGGGCTTTGACGAAAGCTGAGATGGCGGAACGTCTGTACGAAGAGTTGGGTCTGAACAAGCGCGAGGCCAAGGAATTGGTCGAGCTGTTTTTTGAAGAAATCAGACACGCTCTGGAAGACAACGAACAGGTCAAATTGTCCGGTTTCGGCAATTTTGACCTGCGGGACAAACGCCAGCGGCCTGGCCGCAATCCAAAAACGGGAGAAGAAATCCCGATCACGGCTCGCCGTGTGGTCACCTTTCGTCCAGGGCAGAAGTTGAAGGCCCGAGTTGAGGCTTATGCTGGAACCAAGTCATAA
- the pheS gene encoding phenylalanine--tRNA ligase subunit alpha produces MENLDALVAQALEAVQSAEDINALEQIRVHYLGKKGELTQVMKTLGNLPAEERPQVGALINVAKERVTEVLNARKASLEEADLAAKLAAESIDVTLPGRGQASGGLHPITRTLERIEQFFTHIGYGIAEGPEVEDDYHNFEALNIPGHHPARSMHDTFYFNANMLLRTHTSPVQVRTMEANKPPIRIVCPGRVYRSDSDITHSPMFHQVEGLLVDRDINFADLKGTIEEFLRVFFEKELAVRFRPSFFPFTEPSAEVDMECVMCSGKGCRVCKQTGWLEVMGCGMVHPNVLRMSGIDPEEFSGFAFGMGVERLAMLRYGVNDLRLFFDNDLRFLAQFR; encoded by the coding sequence ATGGAAAACCTGGACGCGCTCGTCGCTCAAGCTCTCGAGGCTGTGCAAAGCGCTGAAGATATCAATGCCCTGGAGCAAATCCGGGTTCACTACCTTGGCAAAAAGGGTGAATTGACTCAGGTGATGAAGACCCTGGGGAATTTGCCGGCTGAAGAGCGTCCGCAAGTCGGCGCGCTGATCAACGTCGCCAAGGAGCGTGTCACAGAGGTGCTCAATGCGCGCAAGGCGTCGCTCGAGGAGGCCGATCTTGCGGCCAAGCTCGCCGCCGAGTCCATTGACGTAACCTTGCCTGGCCGTGGCCAGGCCTCGGGCGGTCTGCATCCGATCACCCGGACTCTGGAACGTATCGAGCAGTTCTTCACCCATATCGGCTACGGCATTGCCGAAGGCCCTGAGGTCGAAGACGACTATCACAACTTCGAGGCGCTCAACATCCCAGGCCATCACCCGGCCCGGTCGATGCACGACACCTTCTATTTCAACGCGAACATGCTGTTGCGCACCCATACCTCGCCGGTACAGGTCCGCACCATGGAAGCGAACAAGCCGCCGATCCGCATCGTCTGCCCAGGCCGTGTGTACCGCAGCGACTCGGATATCACCCACTCGCCGATGTTCCACCAGGTCGAAGGCCTGCTGGTTGATCGCGATATCAACTTCGCCGACCTCAAAGGCACCATCGAAGAGTTCCTGCGGGTGTTCTTCGAGAAGGAGCTGGCGGTGCGTTTCCGTCCATCGTTCTTCCCGTTCACCGAGCCATCCGCTGAAGTCGACATGGAATGCGTGATGTGCAGCGGTAAAGGTTGCCGCGTCTGCAAGCAGACCGGCTGGCTGGAAGTGATGGGCTGCGGCATGGTTCACCCTAACGTGCTGCGCATGTCCGGGATCGATCCGGAAGAGTTCTCGGGCTTTGCCTTCGGCATGGGCGTTGAGCGTCTGGCCATGCTGCGTTACGGCGTGAATGACTTGCGTCTGTTCTTCGACAACGACTTGCGGTTCCTCGCGCAATTTCGCTAG
- a CDS encoding MerR family transcriptional regulator — translation MLEPSHNDELPVIPGKRYFTIGEVSELCAVKPHVLRYWEQEFPQLNPVKRTGNRRYYQRQDVLMIRQIRALLYDQGFTISGARQRMSGDEAKDDTTQYKQLIRQMISELEDVLVVLKK, via the coding sequence ATGCTGGAACCAAGTCATAACGACGAACTACCCGTCATCCCAGGCAAACGCTACTTCACCATTGGTGAAGTCAGCGAGCTGTGTGCAGTAAAGCCACACGTGCTGCGCTATTGGGAGCAGGAGTTTCCTCAACTCAACCCCGTCAAACGCACCGGGAACCGTCGGTATTATCAGCGCCAGGATGTGCTGATGATCCGACAGATCCGTGCGTTGCTGTACGATCAGGGGTTCACCATCAGCGGCGCGCGCCAGCGTATGTCCGGTGATGAAGCCAAAGACGACACCACCCAATACAAGCAACTGATCCGCCAGATGATCTCCGAACTCGAAGATGTGCTGGTGGTGTTGAAGAAGTGA
- a CDS encoding DNA cytosine methyltransferase, producing the protein MMLKRIFKHFHFCCGLGGGAKGFNKAKPVVGNMQAEWQCIGGIDVDPAGLRDFQQLSGVPGTLMDLFTLGMYTAFHGKPPPPGCVEAGPDDVRRAAGYERPDAVFISSPCKGASGLLPETMSLTPKYQALNELTLRCVWLMCEAWKDDPVSLIVFESVPRLATRGRHLLDQINKLLNHYGYAVAETTHDCGVIGGLAQSRKRFLLVARHIEKVPPFLYEPEKKTLKSVGSILGRMPMAGDVEAAGPMHRFPALQWKTWVRLALVEAGKDWRCLNDLVIEDGYLRDLVIVPQFRDGFLGVHDWNETAGTVAARSGPTNGKFSVADPRARAGALQYQQYGVRRWEETSGAVIGVKSPGQGTFSVADPRDPGIGHAKYNVAQWDGISRTVISGSTTGQGAFAVQDPRPGMKRTKGDAYLTGGHYGVTSWNDQCGAVSASARQDNGRWSVADPRMPEANERLTCVIESLDGTWHRPFTTLELAALQSLVEPEEWFELDGLSDQAWRERIGNAVPPAAAEAIAHVMGTTLLLADAGETFMLNSMPIWVQPVAVALSVSHQVNP; encoded by the coding sequence ATGATGCTCAAGCGAATTTTCAAGCACTTCCATTTTTGCTGCGGCCTCGGCGGCGGTGCCAAAGGGTTCAACAAGGCCAAGCCCGTAGTGGGCAACATGCAGGCCGAGTGGCAGTGCATTGGCGGCATCGATGTTGACCCTGCCGGGTTGCGCGACTTCCAGCAGCTGTCCGGAGTGCCGGGCACCCTGATGGACCTGTTCACCCTGGGCATGTACACCGCCTTCCACGGTAAGCCGCCACCACCTGGTTGTGTTGAGGCTGGCCCTGACGATGTGCGCCGCGCCGCCGGCTACGAACGCCCGGACGCCGTGTTCATCAGCAGCCCCTGCAAAGGCGCCTCTGGCTTGCTGCCCGAAACAATGAGCCTGACCCCGAAGTACCAGGCCCTCAACGAACTGACGCTGCGCTGCGTGTGGCTGATGTGCGAAGCCTGGAAGGATGACCCGGTATCGCTGATCGTTTTCGAGAGCGTGCCGCGCCTGGCCACCCGTGGCCGGCACCTGCTGGACCAGATCAACAAGCTGCTGAACCACTACGGTTATGCAGTTGCAGAAACCACCCACGACTGTGGCGTGATCGGCGGCCTGGCCCAGAGCCGCAAGCGCTTCTTGCTGGTGGCCAGGCACATCGAGAAGGTGCCGCCCTTCCTCTACGAGCCGGAAAAGAAAACCCTCAAGTCAGTCGGCTCGATCCTGGGCCGCATGCCCATGGCCGGCGACGTGGAAGCCGCCGGCCCTATGCACCGGTTTCCGGCGCTGCAATGGAAAACCTGGGTGCGGCTCGCACTGGTCGAAGCCGGGAAAGACTGGCGCTGCCTGAATGACCTGGTGATCGAGGACGGTTACCTGCGCGACCTGGTCATTGTTCCGCAATTCCGGGACGGTTTCCTGGGCGTGCACGACTGGAACGAAACCGCCGGCACCGTTGCTGCGCGAAGCGGGCCAACCAACGGCAAGTTCTCGGTCGCTGATCCACGGGCCAGGGCCGGCGCCCTGCAATACCAGCAGTACGGTGTTCGGCGCTGGGAGGAAACCAGTGGCGCGGTGATCGGCGTCAAGTCGCCCGGGCAAGGTACGTTCAGCGTTGCTGATCCCCGCGACCCAGGCATTGGGCACGCCAAGTACAACGTGGCCCAGTGGGATGGCATATCGCGCACGGTTATCTCAGGCAGCACCACAGGCCAGGGAGCTTTCGCTGTTCAGGACCCACGCCCAGGCATGAAGCGCACGAAGGGAGACGCCTACCTCACCGGTGGGCACTACGGCGTCACCAGCTGGAACGACCAGTGCGGCGCCGTTTCAGCCAGTGCCCGTCAGGACAACGGCCGGTGGTCTGTCGCAGATCCCCGCATGCCGGAAGCTAACGAGCGGTTGACCTGCGTTATCGAAAGCCTCGACGGCACCTGGCACCGGCCGTTCACCACGCTGGAGCTAGCCGCGCTGCAAAGTTTGGTTGAGCCAGAGGAATGGTTTGAGCTGGACGGCCTGAGCGACCAAGCCTGGCGCGAGCGAATCGGGAACGCAGTTCCACCGGCAGCCGCCGAAGCAATCGCCCATGTGATGGGCACCACCCTATTGCTGGCCGATGCCGGCGAAACCTTCATGCTCAACAGCATGCCGATATGGGTTCAGCCCGTGGCGGTGGCACTGAGCGTCTCTCACCAGGTAAACCCATGA
- a CDS encoding tyrosine-type recombinase/integrase — protein MSGLYQRNGIWHIDKVVRGSRLQESTGASEREEAEQYLIHRLEKLRQEKIYGVRQVRTWREAATRFLVEFKDQASIGLSASHIEQLDPYIGDLPITHIDDGSLATFIRDRQRPSKTDKGKVKPGVSNRTVNIALQRVVRILNLCHRKWRDAEKRPWLESVPMISMLEEKKSSRKPYPMSWEEQALLFPELPDHLLRMALYKVNTGCPEQEVCKLRWDWEIRVPDLNTSVFLIPAGFGGRSEKAGVKNGDERLVILNNVAMSIIDGQRGLLKDLVFPYGQPDQFGPTAMHRMNDSAWKKARVRAADKWEKVHHAPAHPGFRSIRIHDLKHTFGRRLRAASVTEEDRKALLGHKNGSITSHYSTPELQHLIEAANKVSATDSRGPALTILRRKLG, from the coding sequence ATGTCGGGCCTCTACCAGAGGAACGGGATTTGGCACATCGACAAAGTCGTCAGAGGTAGCCGACTTCAAGAAAGCACTGGAGCAAGCGAGAGGGAAGAAGCCGAGCAGTACTTGATTCATCGGCTGGAAAAGTTGCGGCAGGAAAAGATTTACGGCGTGCGCCAGGTGCGAACCTGGCGCGAGGCTGCCACCCGGTTCCTGGTCGAGTTCAAAGACCAGGCATCAATCGGCCTTTCCGCTTCCCACATCGAACAACTCGACCCATACATCGGCGATCTGCCGATAACGCACATCGATGATGGGAGCCTGGCTACGTTCATTCGTGACCGGCAGCGGCCGAGCAAGACCGACAAAGGAAAGGTCAAGCCAGGCGTATCGAACAGGACGGTCAATATCGCCCTACAGCGAGTCGTCAGGATCTTGAACCTGTGCCACCGCAAGTGGCGCGATGCTGAAAAGCGGCCGTGGCTGGAGAGCGTGCCGATGATATCGATGCTTGAGGAAAAGAAGTCGAGCCGCAAACCATACCCGATGTCCTGGGAAGAACAGGCCCTGTTGTTCCCTGAGCTGCCCGACCACCTGTTGAGGATGGCCCTCTATAAGGTGAACACGGGTTGCCCGGAGCAGGAAGTGTGCAAGTTGCGGTGGGATTGGGAAATACGGGTGCCGGACCTGAACACCAGCGTGTTTCTGATACCTGCCGGATTCGGCGGGCGGAGTGAAAAAGCAGGGGTGAAGAACGGCGATGAACGCCTGGTGATCTTGAACAACGTGGCGATGTCCATCATCGATGGCCAGCGCGGTCTACTCAAAGACCTGGTGTTCCCGTATGGGCAACCAGATCAGTTCGGGCCAACGGCAATGCATCGAATGAATGATTCAGCCTGGAAGAAAGCCAGGGTGCGCGCAGCAGACAAGTGGGAGAAGGTCCACCATGCGCCAGCACACCCCGGATTCAGGTCGATCAGGATTCACGACTTGAAGCACACCTTTGGCAGAAGGCTACGTGCAGCGAGCGTGACAGAGGAAGATCGGAAAGCGTTGTTGGGGCATAAGAACGGCAGCATTACGAGCCACTATTCTACCCCTGAGTTGCAGCACTTGATTGAGGCTGCGAACAAAGTGTCGGCAACTGACTCTCGCGGGCCAGCGCTGACGATCTTGAGGAGGAAATTGGGATGA
- the rpmI gene encoding 50S ribosomal protein L35: MPKMKTKSGAAKRFLKTANGIKHKHAFKSHILTKMSTKRKRQLRGSSLLHPSDVAKVERMLRLR; this comes from the coding sequence ATGCCAAAGATGAAGACTAAAAGTGGTGCTGCTAAGCGGTTTCTGAAAACTGCTAACGGTATCAAGCACAAGCACGCTTTCAAGAGCCACATCCTGACCAAAATGTCGACCAAGCGTAAGCGTCAACTGCGCGGTAGCAGCTTGCTGCATCCGTCTGACGTGGCAAAAGTCGAGCGCATGCTGCGCCTTCGTTAA
- the rplT gene encoding 50S ribosomal protein L20, with protein sequence MARVKRGVIARKRHKKILKLAKGYYGARSRVFRVAKQAVIKAGQYAYRDRRQKKRQFRALWIARINAGARVNGLSYSRFIAGLKKASIEIDRKVLADLAVNEKAVFAAIVEKAKATLA encoded by the coding sequence ATGGCTCGTGTAAAGCGTGGCGTCATTGCCCGTAAACGTCACAAAAAAATTCTGAAACTTGCTAAAGGCTACTACGGCGCTCGCTCACGCGTATTCCGTGTTGCCAAGCAAGCGGTAATCAAGGCAGGCCAATACGCCTACCGTGACCGTCGTCAGAAAAAACGTCAGTTCCGCGCTCTGTGGATCGCTCGTATCAACGCTGGTGCACGTGTTAACGGTCTGTCCTACAGCCGTTTCATCGCTGGCCTGAAAAAAGCGTCCATCGAGATCGACCGTAAGGTTCTGGCTGATCTGGCAGTGAACGAAAAAGCGGTGTTTGCCGCGATTGTCGAGAAAGCTAAAGCCACCTTGGCTTAA
- the pheT gene encoding phenylalanine--tRNA ligase subunit beta: MKFSEQWLRGWVSPQVGRDELVARLSMAGLEVDSVTPAAGVFSGVVVGEVLSTEQHPDADKLRVCQVSNGAETFQVVCGAPNVRPGLKIPFAMIGAELPGDFKIKKAKLRGVESNGMLCSQAELQVGEGNDGLMELPADAPVGQDIRVYLELEDASIEVDLTPNRGDCLSLAGLAREVGALYNAPVTRPVVAAVAAVHDEVRSIEVLAPNACPRYLGRVIRNVDLSKPTPLWMVERLRRADVRSIDAAVDITNYVMLELGQPLHAFDLAEINGGIRVRMAEEGEKLVLLDGQEVSLRADTLVIADHSRALAIAGVMGGEHSGVSATTRDVFLESAFFDQIAIAGKARSYGLHTDASHRYERGVDWQLAREAMERATGLLLEITGGDAGPITEVVSQQYLPSVAPITLRAKSVEQMLGLVIAPAEIEQLLSALGLGISAGGEGQWQVEVPSHRFDISLEVDLIEELARLYGYNRLPVRYPQARLAPQPKAEARAHLPELRRLLVARGYQEAVTYSFIDPKQFELFNPGVEPLLLANPISNDMAAMRSSLWPGLVKALSHNLNRQQDRVRMFESGLRFVGQLDGLKQEPMLAGVVCGSRLPEGWAQGRDGVDFFDVKADVEAVLGFAGALDAFTFLPGSHPALHPGQTARIEREGRLVGFVGAIHPELSKTLGLDRPVFVFELVLAEVASGKMPKFSELSRFPEVRRDLALIADREVAATAVLDVIRENAGEWLTDLRLFDVYQGKGIDPHRKSLAVGLTWQHPSRTLNDDEVNTTTQNILTSLEQRLNATLRK; encoded by the coding sequence ATGAAATTCAGTGAACAATGGCTGCGTGGCTGGGTAAGCCCGCAGGTAGGTCGCGACGAGCTGGTTGCTCGTCTGTCGATGGCCGGTCTTGAGGTCGATAGCGTTACGCCGGCCGCCGGTGTTTTCAGTGGCGTGGTGGTGGGCGAGGTGCTGAGCACCGAGCAGCACCCGGATGCCGACAAGTTGCGCGTATGCCAGGTCAGCAACGGCGCGGAAACCTTCCAGGTCGTGTGCGGAGCGCCCAACGTGCGCCCGGGCCTGAAGATCCCGTTCGCCATGATCGGTGCCGAACTGCCGGGCGACTTCAAGATCAAGAAGGCCAAGCTGCGTGGCGTTGAGTCCAACGGCATGCTGTGCTCCCAGGCTGAGCTGCAAGTCGGCGAAGGCAACGATGGCCTGATGGAACTGCCGGCCGACGCGCCCGTGGGCCAGGACATCCGTGTCTACCTGGAACTCGAAGACGCCAGCATCGAAGTCGACCTGACGCCTAACCGCGGCGACTGCCTGTCCCTGGCTGGCCTGGCCCGTGAAGTGGGCGCGTTGTACAACGCCCCTGTCACCCGCCCAGTGGTTGCCGCCGTGGCGGCGGTGCACGATGAAGTGCGCTCGATCGAAGTGCTGGCACCCAATGCCTGCCCACGTTACCTGGGTCGTGTGATCCGTAACGTAGACCTGTCCAAGCCAACCCCGCTGTGGATGGTTGAGCGCCTGCGTCGCGCCGACGTGCGCAGCATCGACGCTGCCGTCGACATCACCAACTACGTGATGCTGGAGCTGGGCCAACCGCTGCACGCGTTCGATCTCGCCGAAATCAACGGTGGCATCCGCGTGCGAATGGCCGAAGAAGGCGAGAAGCTGGTGCTGCTCGATGGCCAGGAAGTCAGCCTGCGCGCCGACACCCTGGTGATCGCCGACCATTCCCGCGCCCTGGCGATTGCCGGTGTGATGGGTGGCGAGCACAGCGGCGTGTCCGCGACCACGCGTGATGTATTCCTTGAAAGTGCGTTCTTTGACCAGATCGCCATTGCTGGCAAGGCCCGTTCCTACGGCCTGCACACCGATGCTTCGCACCGCTACGAGCGCGGCGTGGACTGGCAGCTCGCCCGTGAAGCCATGGAGCGTGCCACTGGCCTGCTGCTGGAAATCACCGGTGGCGATGCCGGCCCGATCACCGAAGTTGTCAGCCAACAGTACCTGCCGTCCGTTGCACCGATCACCCTGCGTGCCAAGAGCGTCGAGCAAATGCTCGGCCTGGTGATCGCGCCGGCTGAAATCGAGCAACTGTTGTCGGCCCTGGGCCTGGGTATTTCTGCGGGTGGGGAAGGGCAGTGGCAGGTTGAAGTGCCAAGCCATCGCTTCGATATCAGCCTGGAAGTCGACCTGATCGAAGAACTGGCTCGCTTGTACGGCTACAACCGCCTGCCGGTTCGTTACCCGCAAGCGCGCCTGGCACCGCAACCCAAGGCTGAGGCGCGTGCGCATCTGCCTGAGCTGCGTCGCCTGCTGGTTGCGCGGGGTTACCAGGAAGCGGTGACCTACAGCTTCATCGATCCCAAGCAGTTCGAACTGTTCAACCCGGGCGTCGAGCCGCTGTTGCTGGCCAACCCGATTTCCAACGACATGGCGGCCATGCGTTCGTCGCTGTGGCCAGGTTTGGTGAAAGCCCTTTCCCACAACCTGAACCGTCAGCAAGACCGCGTGCGCATGTTCGAAAGCGGCCTGCGTTTTGTCGGTCAATTGGACGGCCTGAAGCAAGAGCCGATGCTGGCTGGCGTGGTGTGCGGTAGCCGCCTGCCGGAAGGCTGGGCGCAGGGTCGCGACGGCGTTGACTTCTTCGACGTTAAAGCTGACGTGGAAGCGGTATTGGGCTTTGCCGGTGCACTGGATGCCTTCACCTTTTTGCCAGGCAGCCACCCAGCGTTGCACCCGGGCCAGACTGCACGGATCGAACGTGAAGGCCGCCTGGTGGGTTTCGTTGGCGCCATTCACCCAGAGCTGTCGAAAACCCTCGGTCTCGACCGTCCGGTCTTCGTTTTTGAGCTGGTCCTGGCGGAAGTTGCTTCCGGCAAGATGCCTAAATTCAGCGAGTTGTCGCGCTTCCCTGAAGTGCGTCGTGACTTGGCCCTGATCGCCGATCGTGAAGTCGCTGCCACTGCCGTTCTGGATGTAATCCGTGAAAATGCAGGGGAATGGCTGACAGACCTCAGGCTATTTGACGTCTATCAGGGTAAAGGCATTGATCCGCATAGAAAAAGCCTTGCAGTTGGCTTGACCTGGCAGCATCCATCGCGCACTCTTAATGACGATGAGGTGAATACCACGACACAAAATATCCTCACCTCGCTCGAACAAAGGTTGAACGCCACGTTAAGGAAGTGA
- a CDS encoding 3'-5' exonuclease → MICVFDTETTGLPAFRNPSDDPSQPHLVDICILAYDANGALVDAFEAMVRPDGWVIPADVTAIHGITNEMAMDLGIPESEALDGFMAIHDRAGLRVAHNINFDDRIMRIALSRCRGKEAADAFKSTPGYCTCQSSKNLVQCPPTAKMIAAGFGRQFKQPTVAEALLHFIGEELVGGHRARPDTEACDRIYFAMNPPAQVD, encoded by the coding sequence ATGATCTGCGTATTTGACACTGAAACTACCGGCCTCCCGGCGTTCCGTAACCCGAGCGACGACCCTAGCCAGCCGCACCTGGTAGACATCTGCATCCTGGCCTATGACGCTAACGGAGCCCTGGTCGACGCCTTCGAAGCGATGGTGCGCCCTGATGGCTGGGTGATCCCTGCTGACGTTACGGCGATCCACGGCATCACCAACGAAATGGCCATGGACTTGGGTATCCCTGAGTCGGAAGCGCTGGACGGCTTCATGGCGATTCATGACCGCGCCGGCCTGCGGGTCGCCCACAACATCAACTTTGATGACCGGATCATGCGCATCGCCTTGTCTCGCTGCCGGGGCAAGGAAGCGGCCGACGCCTTCAAGTCCACCCCCGGATACTGCACCTGCCAGTCCAGTAAGAACTTGGTGCAGTGCCCACCCACCGCCAAGATGATCGCCGCTGGCTTCGGCCGCCAGTTCAAGCAGCCAACCGTGGCCGAGGCCCTGCTGCACTTCATCGGTGAAGAACTGGTCGGTGGCCACCGCGCGCGGCCCGACACCGAGGCATGCGACCGCATCTACTTCGCCATGAACCCGCCTGCTCAGGTGGATTGA
- the infC gene encoding translation initiation factor IF-3 — MIIKREMRQDKRAAPKAPINENISAREVRLIGADGEQIGIVSIDEALRIAEESKLDLVEISADAIPPVCRVMDYGKSIFEKKKQVAAAKKNQKQIQVKEIKFRPGTEEGDYQVKLRNLVRFLSDGDRAKVSLRFRGREMAHQELGMELLKRVEADLLEYGSVEQHPKMEGRQLIMVIAPKKKK, encoded by the coding sequence ATTATTATTAAGCGTGAAATGAGACAAGATAAACGAGCTGCACCGAAAGCCCCGATCAACGAGAATATCTCGGCACGCGAGGTTCGGTTAATTGGCGCTGACGGCGAGCAGATTGGCATCGTCTCGATTGATGAAGCGCTTCGTATCGCTGAAGAGTCCAAATTGGACCTGGTGGAAATTTCCGCCGACGCAATCCCGCCTGTTTGCCGGGTGATGGACTACGGCAAATCGATCTTCGAAAAGAAGAAGCAGGTTGCTGCAGCGAAGAAGAACCAGAAGCAGATTCAAGTAAAAGAAATCAAGTTTCGTCCAGGGACGGAGGAAGGGGATTACCAGGTAAAACTGCGCAACCTGGTACGTTTCCTGAGTGATGGGGACAGGGCCAAGGTATCCTTGCGATTCCGCGGCCGTGAGATGGCCCACCAGGAGCTGGGTATGGAACTCCTCAAGCGGGTTGAAGCTGACCTGCTCGAGTACGGTTCCGTCGAACAGCATCCTAAGATGGAAGGACGCCAGCTGATCATGGTCATCGCCCCGAAAAAGAAGAAGTAA